AATAACTACAATGAAAATGTAGAAGCTGGGACAGACTTCTTCTTACTGTCTTTAGTGGTCAGAGGGATGTGTGTATCATATATGCATAAGAAATCCTGTAGAAAAGGGCAAAGAATTCCTAAAGGATTGCAATCTTTGTTTTATGTCATACTCGATTGTAGGTGGTAATCTTTATGGGGTTATACCAATCCAATTCAATTACATCACACAAGTAAGATGGAAGTATTTTTATTCTAAGAGCCATCTTTATGGACTGTGGTTTCAAAGAATACAACCCTCAGAAGTAcctacacattattttaaatgtatgcggGGGAATTAGCCTTAGAAGATGAGTGATGTCTTAAATCCACATGGAAATAGGTCAGTGTATACAATGGTTCTCATTTTAATATGCACAGTTGTAATTGACATTTAAATgtcttctttaaaacaaacaagaacatCTGATTCAGGGACTCAGCAGGCTATGTAGATACTCTGGTATATTATATGTAGTTTAACTGGCAAAGGTTCTTCTGAAATATTGGTCTAGATATTTTTACTGCCACGCTTAGAAATTATTCATGACATTACACATCCCTCAGTGATTTCATAAGAGATATACCAAGATTTCCATATCTGTGTAGCCAATACAGGTACAGTTCCAGCTCTGTAAAATGTTGCATTCAGTCAGGTGTAAACCTGTTACCACTCCATATGCCCCTTCCAATTACTTGTTAAACATGTTTAGATTTGCAATGAGTCTGTGGTTCTGTTGCAAGGCTGGGGAGATCTTGTAAAGGTCTATAGAGCACAACATGTTAACACAATCGTCAAGTGGCTGGAAGCCTACAGAACTGCAAAATTTAAAGAAACCAGCAAACTAATATGGGTCTTGGCAAATCAGAGTACTTGGTTTGTAtgacctttatatatatatatatatatatatatatatatatatatatatatatatatatatatatatatatatatataaaaaaaaaacaaaaaaattaagacTATAAAATAGCCTGCAGAATATGTTGGAACAACAttccttaaaataaacaaaataaatgcctTTTTGAAAAGTGTAATTGATTTTCTGTTAAGAGCTACAGTGGCTCTGTGCTCCTTTCATATTTGATATAATCCATTTTGGATTATAAACTCTTGATTTATTTTAGGTTGAATTCTGGCAAGAACACAAACATGTGGCTGTGATTGCACATGAAATTTAGATGTTTCCAAATTCCATAAATCATCCAGTACtgtcattttgttttaacttgCTTAAGATtgctacagaaataataattttgCATAAAGCTCTGGATTTTTTTCAGTAGTAATCCTACAGGATTAAATTATATTGTCTGTATCAGACTAAGGGGTAGATATaccaagatgggccagtcacagcgcaaacataccgcaatttggaTTTTTGTTGcgacaatttgcaaagtatacattttgtcgtacgtactaagagaaaatatgttaatgaaaagagccgcaatatattaatttaaatatttgttgcatcttcttagtgAGCTCTCTGGCATACATTGCGAGTGTTGCGCAAcactgttcaaataaatagtgggagttgagttgtggtttgctgtagcagagggtgcctgaaggataactggcaacgcacaagaaaaattggactgggaaatgccagcaacagttgcgaatgtttaaaacatgctttcaaaagttcttaacaaattgatgcaattgtaagtgttgcaattgtcgGCAgatttagtacatctcattataatatctgtgaaccctcatttgcactatctccgccccctttttgtgaatttatgcaggaacgcctacaattacattttcatctaaggttgaaccgcaaagaaaaactgctgccgcaaagcattccctaaaaagtcgctaacagcattgcgcatgtttagtacatttcatcctagacttccaactcgtttgcaactggtttgcgactattgcgacaggcgcaacactttagtacatctacccctaagtacTCTAGATTAGACAGGCAGTTTATTAATTTCTCTCAGCAAAATATCTGAGCATATTTGACCGTGGCTGTTTAGTTACAAAGTATAATGGATTCCCCTGTAAAGCATTTTTGCATGCTGTAGGTCCTTACTGATAATGTATATAGATGTTTTAACATTGTTAGTCATTGATATCAAATGCAATGAAATATCGTGCTACCGCCTTTAAAACCCGAAGTTTGGAACCATAGTTAAATGGTCCTGCTATTTGTGTTTGCCTTATGTGCCAGTGCTAGTGTTAGTGCTGGTGGAATGGCATGTGCAAAATGGGATCTTTGCCGTCTTATCATGAGGTACagtataataatactaatatactAATATACTAATACTGTATGAGTGTAAGCAAATAGGAAATAAATCCCAGATTTTCATGACACCTACTGTATCAATTTACAAGTACAGAAGTTATAGACTGAGacctttaataaataatatagctGTTGTTTTTCAATAGTAGGTATTATCCCACTTAATCGATAAGTTAAGAAATATACGAACCCATCGTAAATGGATTCTAATTTTGTATTGTAAGAAAAACcttgaattattttaaaatagcagTGGTACCAGATGTCACACTTAGTAGAAATACCTTCAAAGGTAAAGAAATCACACCATAATGGAGAGtttgtgctttctttttaaaacattaaataatgtaCACAGCCCTTCCTTTAAATGAAAGTAGTTTGTTACAGAAGTTTAATAGTAACATTCTGTACATGaatcacaataataattataatgaaaaaagGGGAACTTACTCTCTGCAGACTCCTTGGATTTCCTGCCACTGGAAGATTTCCTCAAAAGGCTCCGCCCTGAGGTAAAAAGGCTTGCTAGTTCATCTAAAGGACTTGTGGGTGTTCTTGACCGGGACACGTTTTGCATGGAGCCATGTGCACTGGAGGAGGAGTTTGCCAGTTTCGTCCCTTCCTGTGAAGTGTTCTTGATTGACGAGTGAGGCACTGAAGAATAGCTTCTGGGGATACTCCCTGAATGTAAAGATTCATAGGGTGGGGGTCTCTTGAGGCTTAAGGGAGTTAGAGACCTCCCCATGCTCACGGGAGACGGGCAAGCTGAGTGGCTCCTGGGATATCCGTGAGCGGAAGCCGATGATTTGTACAAGTTTGACGGAAGAGGCGGGGCAGACGAGCGTCCAGAAGCTGTGCTGGTGTGCATCGCAGGCAGCTCCTTTTCTATTTTGTGGTGGATGGAGGTCTGAGGTGATGCAGTAGAGGGAGAAACTCCAGACTTTATATAAGGAGCGTTTTCCAGAACGGGCAGCTTGGTGACTTCCAGAGGGGTCAAAGGAGACTCATCCGAGTTTGGAGAACACTGCGCCGGTGCGGGTGGAAAGACCAGCAGTGGTGGTCTGTGGGACAGCAGATTTGGAAAGGGGGGTGGGATTTCACAAAGCATGCCCTTCGGAGCTGATGGCACCATGGATTTAATTAATTCCAGATCAGGCACTGTAGGAGTAGTACAGCTAACGTTTTCATAATTGCAAATAACGGGCCACTTGGCATCCTGGCCAAGATCATCAAATATAGGGTACTTCATTTCCTCATATACCGCTTCACTTTGGTCCTCATTGTCCCTCTTGAAGTCTCTTAGTATATTTCCCACCATTTCAATGTACACAGGCTCATCCTCGTCAGTGTCTCGGGCTGGACTGTGCGTCTGTGAAGAGGACTTTTCCCTCTTTGATGACTTCATGGAGCAGTGGTTCCTGATGTACGACTCGTCGAAAGACGTGCTCAGCTGAGTGTTAGGATTTCTTTTGGGTTTTGGAGGGGGGATCTTCTTTGTATATTCATCACTATATGGCCTTGGTTTCGTTGATgctaaataacaacaacaaaaaagaaaatgtaaatattcaGAAATAAGATAGATATTTGAATATAAAAACAGTGGCTCTACATATGGTATATTAAACATATAGGCCCATATTAACAGTATATCAGATATGGCATGGTTGAGTATGTGATATAAAGTTTTAGCACTTAAGTGAGGATGGTCAAACAACACATAAAGCTACAAGACATCAGAATGATAACCAATGACATCTCACAATTCATCACATAAAATGTATCGCTacaccaggggtgggcaattccggtcctggagggccggtgtccctcctggcttttgttccaactgtgctctaaattatttaattagaccaataattggtaataattggtccaatgaagtaatttagggcaaagttagaacaaaagccaggagggacaccagccctccaggaccggaattgcccacccctgcgcTACACGGATGTCACATATGTTAAGGTTATCTTATGGGGTATGCGTTAACTGCAGTCTTACATTTGAACTGTAattttactttgaactactgtacaaaaccacaattattcttatttgctatattgaccacaaacaatataGCTGTGAAGCacataaacacagacatttgTGTTTAATTCCAACGCTGCAGAtagaatatacttaacaaaaggccttcatgcacataatatatatttataaagaaactATAATATTGAACCCTATAGCAATATAAAGTATcccgactctctccaaacacagactattgtatttattatatagatttatttttcaaaaactcAGTTGACTGATAAGTACATTGGTAgaacaggttgagggggactaagacaGTGCTGAGAAATCCACAATCAAAAATCAAAAATCCAGTCGCTGTGAGTGGAAtcaactgtacatttttttttttttttatgaaaaccgGAACTTATTGGTCACATGTTTCCGGCATGCAATTCCCAGGCATGCAGTATATTCGCAATTGACCAATGAGACGACAGGAACTAACgcgaactcaagctgtgcagcaaaattttAATATCTGGAGCGCTGGACCTAGTAGTTACACTGTAATCATGTTGTGAATTATCACACATCAGCTCTAAGCATGCATTGCACGTGAAAAGACAGATAATCCGAGTgaaataaaactagcaagaaagtAATTCATTTTGTGTGACATTGTGACAGACTGGCTTCAgtgatgatgtcagaccagaaaagagtacacagacagacagtagtggtgagtgaatcgGAGACGCtgttgcgctcagtgttttaataacacatggaaattaaaaaggttgaacaaaacagaaaacaggacacggcacttgtggccaaaataaacacacaaacaaaacggattaacactaaaacaaacagtggatgaacagacaaacaaacacggtgagtctaaacaacttatatttactttagtttactttttattttctccttctccacacccattctccactcacacaaccccgagtgagtgaaacgtgcatctatatatactgttgtgccgggattcaattactaattaattattcacttgcatcccagcacgtgaactaattctgtgcaaccccgtgctcacatattaaatactttaaatgcacgtgaagtgaagtgtaatccccgtgcctaaatacaattatacattttaaacacttgtgcttattacccacattatatcccgtgtaccaactacaacacaccaacattaacacacgcaacatacaacataaaacacaaaaatacacacaggggcggggcacattgccacaggcataaataattatttaattgaaatgaagttcagttacatgttaataaacaataaaaaaaaaaatgcaacagagGCACTTGTGCGTATCCACCATTAGACTGcttttgtaattttgtgtttaCACTCCATTCTGTTTTTACAGACACAATAAGCAACTATATGAACTTTGATGCAaggtaaaactagcaagaaacaacttagttgcaggaaTGAGCAGTTAATTTATTGTTCTGAATAGTTCCTTGctagttttgttaaaataatatgATTCCTTTGTGTTTACGCTTGTTTCAACTTAGGACCCCTTGTGTGATACTGAACCTTGGGCCACATTTACTAAGCCACAAATGCTCCTGTATCATGTTACAATATAGGCCTTGGAGTTGTTTTTTATACCAAGCAGGTACAAGTTTATGTAACTCATACAAACATAACCAACCTGGCAGGCTTTTTTCCCCCTTAAGGTACTTACTTGAacacattcattcaaattcaaatgTCACCTACAGGCATGtttctgtgagcacagtttcatTTTGCATTGTACAGCAAAACAACCTCAACAGTGTAATTTCATCTGGTAACTACTGTAGCACTGTAAGGTCAGTAAACTATTAGTTCCAGGAACTCTTGTGCAACCTACAAATAAGGCAATTTAAAGAAGAAAGGAACTTACCGTCATTTTTATCCAAATCCTTCCATGCTTTACATGTTGTCCCGGCATTGACAGTTTCTGAGGAACTACTCAACTTAGTGTTGGGGTCCCGTTTGGGTTTGGGGGGAGGCTGCTTGCGTGAATTGACACCGTCATCATCTCCACCCCCAACTGAGTGCAGAGACTGTGACCTAACAGAAAATCCAACCCCACAAGGGTGGGGTAGTCGGTCCTGTGGGGCAGGCATTGTCATAAATCCCATTCGGAAATGCTTTCCCACATAGCCACCATCGCCTCCTCTTGCAACGTCCTCCCCGATGCTGGAAGATAGGCAAGACTTTAATATACACTGAAAGGCCCAAAATGGTATGTTATCTGTAACAGATACCTTTGGGATATTTTATAAGATGTACTTAGcatttttgttaaaaacaattaCTAATAACTTtacatattaaaagaaaaatacttatATTAATGAAACAGTAGAGTCCAGACATGAACAGTTACTGATAATGTCAAAGAAAGTTGGACAAATATAACCACAAAGTTGACTTTATCACACTGGAGCCTTCTGCATAATTTCGTTTTTACTGTTTGCTTATTAAGGTTAATAGCAGTTTTATTGCAGTCTACCAAGATGATTTATTGCTGTGAAGTGTTCCAGTCAACCACTAGACATTTCTGGCTTTCAATCAAAAATGCAACTTGGAACCAAATGGAGCATAGCCATTTGACTACATCAGAATCAAAATGTGTAGCAtaacatttaacagagaaaaatGGAAACTAGTAGCCAAAAAAGTAAGATTTCCAAAGGAATCATAAAGCCAGGAATTGGCATATTTAAGaaaaaagttaacaaaataaaacaatatattggAGACAAAGAAATACATTCTACAATTGACACTTGATTCACCCCTCTCTTTATTAGTTTTCAATCACAAGCCATTTATCAAATACATTCTTAATttagggaaatattttttttcaaaacaactctgaTACATATTGCATTGTAGTTAAGTCAACTACAGCCTTTTCCCCTCCTGctataaaaattatattttttgttcGTCAAAGTGCCTCGAAAGCAATTACAGAAAGTTAATGCATCATCACATTTTTGCAACTATGGTTGACAATGACATCTTTCatcttaaacattaaaaaaaatatttcaacaagTACAACCCCCTCTGCATGATATTGCATTTAGAGGGGAGGACAAGTCTAGCTGTTGATACATGACAAATCACCAGGCATTAGGAGATGTACTGCTTCCAAGTCAGTGTTACAGGTTTTAAGTACAGCAACATACAATCATTAAAATCTCTAATAATCTGACTTAATATTTTAAAGACATGGGAATTCtaaattcagtttttaaaaatataatgctaATTCTTTgtcactttgttttatttatactgCATGTAAATTCAGTGGTGTCTGGTTTTCTAACGCGTCATGTAAAAAAACCTGACTTTATTTTTTACTGCTATATGAGCAAAGCACTTTAAATGAGGGACTGTTGAGTTGAAAAGACCAATTCATAGAAGACATGTTTGTGGGGCGCATTAGCAGACACCATAACTGGGCTGGTTGaagaagtaaattaattaagaccacatacagcatttaaaaaagggGTCTGCCAGTGACCAAGCCAGTTAAAAGGTGTGATTATACAATACACAATGTCAATATATAAATGTGGCAGGATTGTGTTTAATTATAAATATGGTTAGTGGgatttggtttgatttttttaaaataaaaatgtgtataatttGTATGATTGGGAAGTGTTGGATATGGCAGGGCtttccctgcctaattgaaaggaatgtgcagcaggtggccaggtggagaattgacaatcaattaaccGTGGCTAACCCTTGGTTCTTCTTCTTGGCAAGCTTTTGTTTTCTTAGTTGTGGACCTGGACGCTTGTGCAGCGTTTGCAAcatcaaaccctctgtgtctctatCGTTCTCTCAGCAGATACCCACACGTAACAGTACACCCCTGTTACAATGCCATATATAACTGGATAACTAAATCAAAAATTATTAGAAATACTTCTTTTCATGGTCAATCAGGCAAGATGAGATAGCTTGTTTATGTATTGCAGTATAACAAGCAGGAGCCTTATTTAATGTGGGTTTCTGGGGTCTGCACAGTACATTTTGGtcaaatatgaaaatataaataaacaaaaagagcGTTTGTAAATCTTTTTACTACAATATCCTCTGTAATGCctttattaaagagtaagtagtttcAAGCTTCTAGTTGTCTATCACAGATGACAGGCTAGGTCAACCAAAGTG
The sequence above is drawn from the Acipenser ruthenus chromosome 12, fAciRut3.2 maternal haplotype, whole genome shotgun sequence genome and encodes:
- the LOC117416847 gene encoding neuronal tyrosine-phosphorylated phosphoinositide-3-kinase adapter 2-like, translating into MNSKEEEATLTRFFQYVEDRGLRVYDGLVIQNASDIARENDRMRNETNLAYLKEKNEKNRRQEEAIKRIGEDVARGGDGGYVGKHFRMGFMTMPAPQDRLPHPCGVGFSVRSQSLHSVGGGDDDGVNSRKQPPPKPKRDPNTKLSSSSETVNAGTTCKAWKDLDKNDASTKPRPYSDEYTKKIPPPKPKRNPNTQLSTSFDESYIRNHCSMKSSKREKSSSQTHSPARDTDEDEPVYIEMVGNILRDFKRDNEDQSEAVYEEMKYPIFDDLGQDAKWPVICNYENVSCTTPTVPDLELIKSMVPSAPKGMLCEIPPPFPNLLSHRPPLLVFPPAPAQCSPNSDESPLTPLEVTKLPVLENAPYIKSGVSPSTASPQTSIHHKIEKELPAMHTSTASGRSSAPPLPSNLYKSSASAHGYPRSHSACPSPVSMGRSLTPLSLKRPPPYESLHSGSIPRSYSSVPHSSIKNTSQEGTKLANSSSSAHGSMQNVSRSRTPTSPLDELASLFTSGRSLLRKSSSGRKSKESAESEAKSRSHSTEPLLKHESKDKGCHGTMKEPKAAHEWDDEPGQPATATSSRLGRSSVSPTLMLESSSSESKAVCKLGRSASTSGVPPPSVTPFRQGSEMQQSQVSHMQWVYGDNTMMEMIEKKRCLCKEIKARQKPDKGLCKQDSMPNLPSWKKNNGNKKYSPPPYTTQTTVFWDTAI